The proteins below are encoded in one region of Hordeum vulgare subsp. vulgare chromosome 3H, MorexV3_pseudomolecules_assembly, whole genome shotgun sequence:
- the LOC123443719 gene encoding RWD domain-containing protein 1 codes for MADYEQEQEMELEALQAILMDDIKEIDPSESGIDTNSRCFEILLSPQDDDFDEAAHVPVQMALVFAHTEKYPDEPPLVNIKSVRGIKPDDLTSLKEKLDQEATENLGMAMVYTLLDSAKEWLTEKYGQNAGDEEPDETEEPAEEVIIPHGEAVTVESFMAWRERFEAELALQRAKLMPESALTAPKEKKLSGRQYFESGRHITKGAGTVAEEEEEEEEDIEFDDDFEDDEEDMLEHFLAEQTGKSSA; via the exons ATGGCAG ACTACGAGCAGGAAcaggagatggagttggaggcCCTCCAGGCCATCCTCATGGACGACATCAAGG AGATCGACCCCAGTGAAAGCGGGATCGACACCAACTCCCGCTGCTTCGAGATCCTGCTATCCCCTCAG GACGATGATTTCGACGAGGCAGCTCATGTGCCAG TTCAAATGGCTCTTGTTTTTGCACACACTGAGAAGTACCCAGATGAGCCTCCACTTGTGAATATCAAAAG TGTACGGGGTATTAAACCAGACGACCTCACATCCTTGAAAGAAAAGCTTGACCAAGAG GCAACTGAGAATCTTGGTATGGCTATGGTATATACTCTTCTCGACTCGGCTAAAGAATGGTTAACTGAAAAATATGGTCAAAATGCTGGAGATGAGGAACCTGACGAAACTGAAGAACCAGCTGAGGAG GTCATTATACCCCATGGCGAAGCTGTTACTGTAGAGAGCTTTATGGCCTGGAGAGAACGTTTTGAAGCTGAATTGGCGCTACAGCGTGCTAA GCTTATGCCAGAGTCAGCTCTTACTGCCCCAAAGGAAAAGAAACTCTCTGGAAGACAGTATTTTGAAAGTGGAAGGCATATAACG AAAGGAGCAGGTACAGTtgctgaagaagaggaggaagaggaggaggatatcgAATTCGATGATGATTTTGAAG ATGATGAGGAGGACATGCTCGAGCATTTTTTAGCAGAACAGACGGGGAAATCGTCAGCTTAG